In the genome of Bremerella alba, one region contains:
- a CDS encoding FAD-dependent oxidoreductase — protein sequence MARVLQRKKAMVHDLAEIHQKRFAASGVPVLYGKGSFLSNTLVDVAKRDGSRLTVQGERIFIATGSRASIPDVLGLREAGPMTHVETLDLEHVPNHLAILGGGYVGLETAQALARLGSRITIVEKGTRLLPHEDDDVSDAILEILKRNGIEILLDTNLQHVAGRSGEEVMLDVISQGRPTVLEVSDILVAAGRTPNTDRLNAISAGVELTERGHIKVNERLETTVENIWAMGDVAGSPMFTHVSLDDFRIVRDNLQGGDRSTNGRLIPYVLFTDPPLSRIGLTETQAKQQAIPHQVATIPMAAILRTRTLSETEGFAKIIVGHDRRILGFSALGVESSEMLAAVQTAMIAGLPYHTIRDTIYPHPTLSEGLGALLASINI from the coding sequence ATGGCCCGCGTTCTTCAACGAAAGAAGGCGATGGTCCACGATCTCGCCGAGATTCATCAGAAACGGTTCGCGGCGAGCGGGGTTCCGGTTCTTTACGGTAAAGGCAGTTTCCTCTCGAACACCCTTGTCGATGTAGCGAAGCGGGATGGAAGCCGTCTGACCGTGCAAGGCGAGCGTATCTTCATCGCCACCGGATCACGAGCGAGTATCCCCGACGTCCTTGGATTGCGGGAAGCAGGACCAATGACCCATGTTGAAACGCTCGACTTGGAGCATGTACCCAATCATCTTGCCATACTAGGCGGTGGTTACGTTGGCCTGGAAACGGCTCAAGCACTCGCCCGACTCGGTAGCCGCATCACAATTGTGGAAAAAGGGACGCGACTATTGCCACATGAAGACGACGATGTTTCCGACGCAATTCTCGAGATACTTAAAAGGAACGGAATCGAAATTTTGCTGGATACGAATTTGCAACACGTCGCAGGTCGTAGTGGAGAGGAGGTAATGCTGGACGTGATCAGCCAAGGTCGGCCTACGGTATTGGAAGTGAGCGACATTCTCGTTGCAGCCGGCCGGACTCCCAATACGGATCGACTAAATGCCATATCAGCCGGCGTCGAGTTGACCGAACGGGGGCATATCAAAGTAAACGAGCGGTTAGAAACGACAGTCGAAAACATCTGGGCCATGGGGGACGTTGCCGGTAGCCCAATGTTCACCCATGTCAGTTTGGACGACTTTCGAATCGTACGCGACAACTTGCAGGGCGGAGATCGGAGCACTAACGGACGACTCATTCCGTATGTTCTATTTACTGACCCGCCATTGTCACGAATAGGGCTGACAGAGACCCAGGCGAAACAACAAGCGATTCCCCACCAAGTGGCAACGATTCCCATGGCCGCCATCCTGCGTACCCGTACGCTCTCAGAGACTGAGGGGTTTGCGAAGATTATAGTTGGTCACGATAGGCGAATCCTTGGTTTTTCTGCACTTGGTGTTGAGTCATCTGAAATGTTAGCGGCCGTGCAGACCGCCATGATCGCCGGACTGCCTTACCATACAATTCGAGAC